The following are encoded together in the Candida orthopsilosis Co 90-125, chromosome 5 draft sequence genome:
- a CDS encoding Cct7 cytosolic chaperonin (part of the Cct ring complex), with amino-acid sequence MAFSNQTPTIVVLKEGTDTSQGKGQIITNINACLAIQDTLRPTLGPFGSDILIVSSNGKTTISNDGATILKLLDIVHPAAQMLVDISRSQDAEVGDGTTSVTILAGELLKEAKGFIEDGLSSYLITKAYRKACELCVEKIKEIAVDVKNENEQEFRESLEKCATTAMSSKLISSNSEFFTKMVVDAVLSLDQNDLDEKLIGIKKVPGGALEESMFIDGVAFKKTFSYAGFEQQPKSFVNPKIVALNVELELKAEKDNAEVRIDQVKDYQAIVDAEWQIILNKLEAIVASGANIVLSKLPIGDLATQYFADRDIFCAGRVSSEDMDRVIQAVGGHVQSTCSKIEPSDLGTCEKFEEVQIGGERYNIFKGCPQAKTCTLILRGGAEQVIAEVERSLHDAIMIVKRAISHHQIVAGGGAIEMELSKYLRDYSRTIAGKQQLIIGAFAKALEVIPRQLCENAGLDAIELLNKLRSAHAKGDVWYGIDFQLENIGNNLKSFIWEPALVKINAIESATEAATLLLSIDETITNDQQGEQGGAPQGRGRGAF; translated from the coding sequence ATGGCCTTTTCAAATCAGACACCAACAATTGTTGTCTTGAAAGAAGGAACTGATACTTCGCAAGGAAAAGGACAGATTATTACCAACATAAATGCATGTTTAGCTATACAAGATACATTACGTCCAACTTTGGGTCCGTTTGGATCTGATATCCTTATAGTATCCTCAAATGGTAAaaccacaatttcaaatgatggtGCCACGatcttgaaattgttggatatCGTCCACCCAGCTGCACAAATGTTGGTTGATATTTCTCGATCTCAAGATGCTGAAGTTGGAGATGGAACTACTTCGGTGACTATATTAGCCGGAGAGTTATTAAAAGAAGCCAAGGGTTTCATTGAAGATGGATTGAGCTCGTATTTGATCACAAAGGCATACAGGAAAGCTTGTGAATTGTGtgttgaaaagattaaagagattgctgttgatgttaAAAACGAAAATGAGCAAGAATTTAGAGAATCGTTGGAAAAATGTGCTACTACAGCAATGTCATCGAAATTGATTAGTAGTAATTCAGAATTTTTTACCAAAATGGTGGTTGATGCTGTTTTAAGTCTTGATCaaaatgatttggatgaaaagttgattggAATTAAAAAAGTACCTGGTGGAGCATTAGAAGAGAGTATGTTTATTGACGGTGTTGCTTTCAAAAAGACATTTTCATACGCTGgatttgaacaacaacCTAAGCTGTTTGTTAACCCCAAGATAGTAGCCTTGAATGTAGAATTGGAATTAAAGGCCGAAAAAGATAATGCTGAAGTaagaattgatcaagtaaAAGACTATCAAGCAATCGTTGATGCGGAATGGcaaattattttgaataaattggaGGCCATTGTTGCTTCTGGGGCAAACATTGTATTATCTAAATTACCTATTGGAGACTTGGCTACACAATATTTCGCTGATAGAGATATATTCTGTGCTGGTCGTGTAAGCAGTGAAGATATGGACAGAGTCATTCAAGCAGTTGGAGGACACGTGCAAAGCACAtgttccaaaattgaaccCCTGGATTTAGGAActtgtgaaaaatttgaagaagtaCAAATTGGTGGTGAAAGATACAATATATTCAAAGGATGTCCACAAGCCAAGACATGTACTTTGATATTGCGTGGTGGTGCTGAACAAGTTATAGCAGAAGTTGAAAGATCGTTGCACGATGCCATCATGATTGTCAAGCGTGCCATAAgccatcatcaaattgttgctggtggtggtgccATTGAGATggaattatcaaaatacTTGCGTGATTACTCACGAACTATTGCTGGAAAACAGCAATTGATTATTGGTGCATTTGCCAAGGCTCTTGAAGTTATACCTCGTCAATTGTGTGAAAATGCTGGATTGGATGCTATTGAActattgaataaattaAGAAGTGCACATGCAAAAGGTGATGTTTGGTATGGAAttgatttccaattggaaaatattgGTAATAATTTGAAGAGTTTTATATGGGAACCAGCATTGGTTAAAATTAATGCTATTGAATCAGCAACAGAAGCAGCTACTTTGTTACTAAGTATTGATGAAACTATTACCAATGATCAACAAGGAGAGCAAGGAGGTGCCCCACAAGGTAGAGGAAGAGGTGCTTTCTAG
- a CDS encoding Rcy1 F-box protein (involved in endocytic membrane traffic and/or recycling) produces the protein MAQVIWNTDIDVYNRTVIPSSIARSIANYLPIQDLLSFSLVSKNTHQAVNDPTLWVSILKEMGVWDHAKQVTKEDIRKNAKMPYLNNPLTCLDYVYRSLKNAKYQTLKIHKCLFRYYNDLLSKKSFDSLKLLKDFQTPEDQAKILTNLLCYNRVDHIEESRVLAHDKLSDLFEQFENTLLRELEIHFDVEDYEQTRRFVMILVSLNNQQTLIDFFLQKSIFDEDMEMFGLVPFSVDDYFAEQRINTGLFDKLITNIALVFNKQSEIIDKIFPQSIPMMYKVCEEIISNQLSELVLFVLETSKKHGLYLNVVPFIYGKLTTNLIKALVPSQNVGESYHKLVGELIDMMFESFAAEYMREEVAQFRLNAQEKLIKWNEQISQREAETSSKILESVKIESKNDFLTSFKSVFAISSSKDPVSKENFTEMQAKAKILSENIRSLNKILSPEVVLEIINNATTSLNRLLTFKDFTIASLRSDIFSSTQEIFIDVMDTIGLEHLTPGFDKALTYLQTYNPNSPTFTTQHNEKFAEPIVLFFDLINMADVIIQMVDFFYKEEMLNKKIVKHENSILNPSLQSKKKLEALVDKNVADGLNIGIELLVHQIETTYQELLLDTDYNPPSDSVTTLGPTNAAQKATSILEENMNLLVDSADKSVVDVFQQEIAERFFQVIVKLLKKRTISVAGATNLISDLNLYYEFMLEHIKSNKRLIMPLYQALKKIGNLYLISGDDSKSIGKLVSDLSKFNGIFGQEEIYEFVQRREDWPLIKKYVEKVMYGFGFGDCTIV, from the coding sequence ATGGCACAAGTGATATGGAATACAGATATAGACGTTTACAATAGGACGGTGATACCACTGCTGATAGCGCGGAGCATAGCCAACTATTTACCCATACAAGATCTACTATCGTTTAGTTTGGTGTCAAAGAACACACACCAGGCTGTAAATGATCCTACACTATGGGTTTCAATTCTTAAGGAGATGGGTGTATGGGACCATGCGAAGCAAGTGACCAAAGAGGACATTCGAAAGAATGCTAAAATGCCCTACCTAAACAACCCATTGACGTGTTTGGACTATGTGTATCGTTCGTTGAAAAATGCCAAATACCAGACTCTCAAAATCCATAAATGCTTATTTCGGTATTACAACGATCTACTAAGTAAAAAGAGCTTTGATAGCctcaagttgttgaaagattttcaaactcCAGAAGATCAAGCAAAGATATTGACCAATTTACTTTGTTATAACAGAGTTGATCATATTGAGGAATCGAGGGTTTTAGCACATGACAAACTAAGTGACCTTTTCGagcaatttgaaaacacaTTGTTAAGAGAGTTGGAAATACATTTTGACGTGGAGGATTATGAACAAACGCGACGGTTTGTTATGATCTTGGTGTCGCTCAATAACCAACAGacattgattgatttctttttgcaaaagagcatatttgatgaagacaTGGAAATGTTTGGGTTGGTGCCTTTCAGTGTTGATGATTACTTTGCAGAACAACGTATAAACACGGGATTGTTTGATAAGTTGATTACAAACATTGCTCTagttttcaataaacaatCTGAGATCATTGACAAGATATTCCCACAGTCAATACCCATGATGTACAAGGTTTGCGAGGAGATTATCTCCAACCAGCTCTCTGAGTTAGTTTTATTTGTCTTAGAAACGTCGAAGAAGCATGGCTTGTATTTGAATGTTGTTCCCTTCATTTACGGAAAATTAACTaccaatttgatcaaagcTTTGGTTCCCTCGCAAAACGTTGGTGAATCATACCACAAATTAGTTGGAGAGCTAATTGACATGATGTTTGAATCTTTTGCTGCAGAATATATGCGTGAGGAGGTGGCCCAATTCCGTCTAAACGCACAGGAGAAATTAATCAAATGGAATGAACAAATATCGCAAAGAGAGGCAGAAACGTCGCTGAAAATCCTCGAAAGTGTCAAGATTGAATCTAAGAATGACTTTTTAACCTCTTTCAAGAGCGTGTTTGCCATTAGTTCGTCGAAGGATCCAGTATCAAAGGAGAATTTCACAGAAATGCAAGCAAAGGCAAAGATATTGTCTGAAAATATTAGATCGTTAAACAAGATACTTAGTCCTGAGGTGGTTCTTGAGATTATAAACAACGCAACAACATCATTGAATCGTCTTTTGACGTTCAAAGATTTCACTATCGCGTCCTTGAGGAGTGACATTTTCCTGTCTACACAAGAGATATTCATTGACGTGATGGACACAATTGGTCTAGAGCATTTGACTCCTGGTTTTGATAAGGCATTAACATATTTGCAAACGTACAATCCCAATTCCCCAACATTTACAACGCAACATAACGAAAAGTTTGCTGAACCGATTGTGCTATTTTTCGACTTGATCAACATGGCGGATGTGATTATACAAATGGTAGATTTCTTCTATAAGGAGgaaatgttgaacaaaaagattGTCAAGCATGAAAATAGTATATTGAACCCATCTTTACAGagtaaaaagaaattggaagCTTTGGTTGACAAGAATGTTGCTGATGGTTTGAATATTGGTATTGAATTGcttgttcatcaaattgaaacaacttATCAAGAGTTGCTACTAGACACTGATTACAATCCTCCATCCGACTCAGTAACGACTCTAGGCCCCACAAATGCTGCTCAAAAAGCTACAAGCATACTTGAAGAAAACATGAatcttcttgttgataGTGCTGATAAGtcagttgttgatgtatttcaacaagaaattgccGAGAGGTTTTTTCAAGTGATTgtaaagttgttgaagaaacgCACAATATCAGTTGCTGGAGCAACCAATTTAATTTCAGATTTAAATTTGTACTATGAATTCATGTTGGAACATATCAAGTCAAACAAGAGATTAATTATGCCATTGTATCAAGCgttgaagaaaattggTAATTTGTACCTTATTAGTGGTGATGactcaaaatcaattggtaaATTAGTGAGTGACTTGTCGAAATTCAACGGTATTTTTGGACAAGAGGAAATTTATGAGTTTGTTCAAAGAAGAGAAGATTGGCCATTGATTAAAAAGTATGTGGAAAAGGTCATGTATGGTTTTGGGTTTGGCGATTGTACTATCGTGTAG
- a CDS encoding Ccn1 G1 cyclin yields the protein MSTSQDPQTSQQHHHHHRPKYGPPQHIKPRQYHAMLELLESQANKKLTNEYSTEIVQTLAHLESASSVNPSMIDLQPEIQWFMRPFLLDFLIELHSSFRLQPQTLFLCLNIIDRYCAKRIVFKRHYQLVGCTALWIAGKYEDKKSRVPTLKELTIMCRNAYDEEMFVQMEMHILSTLEWSIGHPTLEDCLQLSIKHSNIINPSITPPNYNLSSLHSGSVNGANEQVTKSASASTLSAVTAVGRFLCELSLYDKFFLSVPTSLVAYTANLLACSMLQIPNASITLKELLENVLIEPKRRQYLQIKMQNRLKRKQERQLRKQQQSQHQQSMKVKLQNVGAVPKFPLKQKLNTLYSNNNDSNYSHQTNIYRHSSIADDIDLDYEESDQEDIDTDTDTDRDADIDHDALEDDEPVFNDTNDTTFDNEDHEEIENKLPEIHGAFLNGLDESTLLTIKKIALLLIIQLNKVTEVLTKKYEAVGVIHVLKKFHEKNSFLIQSIYDNKDKIIATCDSTTASIDSRFIQTIEILLQFPQLSDPTLDSDSESDSEDDEDEYCVNPYSSYKAYESDDYFSVRGSGAGHLRTPKSPHPFFGPSTLGFDSNSIAPPVTPPSATSQYSVFSNKRSGGSQTNSVTSNCNTPTHFPVSSFASTSGIQQQQQQQQQQQQAVMMGSSSSSSSLCRTKSKIRKKRAMMQSSATSINSSGPSVMIPPILPTVATRHDAGSNDKFSPIKPVASNNGSLNASSPLMNQYF from the coding sequence ATGTCCACTTCACAAGACCCACAAACACTGCAacagcaccaccaccaccataGACCCAAATATGGTCCACCACAGCATATCAAGCCACGTCAATACCATGCCATGCTTGAGTTATTGGAATCACAAGCCAATAAGAAGTTGACTAATGAATACTCTACTGAAATAGTTCAAACCTTGGCTCATTTAGAATCGGCGTCTTCGGTCAACCCATCAATGATTGATTTACAACCGGAAATCCAATGGTTTATGCGTCcatttttgttggatttcttgattgaattgCATTCATCTTTCCGATTACAGCCACAAACACTTTTCCTTTGTTTAAACATTATTGATCGTTATTGTGCCAAAagaattgttttcaaacGTCACTATCAATTGGTTGGCTGCACAGCATTGTGGATTGCTGGGAAATATGAAGATAAGAAATCGCGAGTTCCAACATTGAAGGAGTTGACTATCATGTGTCGTAATGCTTACGACGAGGAGATGTTTGTTCAAATGGAAATGCATATTCTAAGTACTTTAGAATGGTCCATTGGTCATCCAACTTTGGAAGATTGTTTACAGTTAAGTATCAAGCATTCCAATATTATTAATCCTAGTATTACACCACCAAACTACAACTTATCATCATTGCATTCCGGTAGTGTGAATGGCGCTAATGAGCAAGTTACAAAGTCTGCCTCCGCTAGTACATTGAGTGCTGTTACTGCTGTGGGAAGATTCTTGTGTGAATTATCATTATACGATAAGTTTTTTTTACTGGTCCCTACAAGTTTAGTTGCTTATACTGCCAATCTATTAGCTTGTTCAATGTTGCAAATTCCCAATGCATCCATCACCttgaaagaattgttggaaaacGTCCTAATTGAACCAAAGAGGAGAcaatatcttcaaatcAAGATGCAAAACCGATTGAAAAGGAAACAAGAACGTCAATTACGCAAACAGCAACAATctcaacaccaacaactgATGAAGgtcaaattacaaaatgtTGGTGCTGTTCCTAAATTCCccttgaaacaaaaattaaatacCCTCtattcaaacaacaatgataGCAACTATAGTCATCAAACCAACATTTATAGACATTCAAGTATTGCCGATGACATTGATTTGGACTACGAAGAAAGTGATCAAGAAGATATCGATACCGATACTGACACTGATAGAGATGCTGATATTGACCATGATGCAttggaagatgatgagCCAGTGTTCAATGATACCAATGACACCACATTTGATAATGAGGACCacgaagaaattgaaaacaagttACCAGAAATTCATGGAGCTTTCCTCAATGGATTAGATGAATCAACTTTATTGACCATCAAAAAAATAgctcttttgttgattattcaattgaataaagtgACTGAAGTATTGACCAAGAAATATGAAGCTGTCGGGGTTATCCACGTCTTGAAGAAATTCCATGAAAAGAATTCTTTCTTGATTCAATCAATCTACGACAATAAGGACAAGATAATTGCCACTTGTGACTCAACAACCgcatcaattgattctcGATTCATCCAAACTATTGAAATATTGTTACAATTTCCTCAATTAAGTGATCCAACGTTAGATTCAGATTCAGAATCTGACTCAGAagacgatgaagatgaataCTGTGTCAATCCATATTCCTCATACAAAGCATACGAATCTGATGATTATTTTAGTGTCCGGGGAAGTGGCGCAGGTCATTTACGTACACCCAAATCACCCCATCCCTTCTTTGGACCATCAACTTTGGGGTTCGATTCAAATCTGATTGCTCCACCAGTTACGCCACCATCAGCAACTTCACAATACTCGGTTTTTTCCAACAAGAGATCTGGTGGAAGTCAAACAAATAGTGTTACTTCCAATTGTAACACGCCTACCCATTTCCCCGTATCATCATTTGCATCAACTTCAGGAatacaacagcaacaacaacaacagcagcagcagcagcaagCAGTAATGATGGGcctgctgctgctgctgctgctgctttGCAGAACCAAATCAAAGATTAGAAAAAAGAGAGCCATGATGCAGTCATCCGCAACATCTATCAATAGTAGCGGTCCATCTGTCATGATCCCTCCTATTTTGCCAACAGTTGCTACAAGACACGATGCTGGATCAAATGATAAGTTTTCTCCAATTAAGCCAGTTGCCAGTAACAACGGCAGTTTGAATGCAAGTTCACCATTGATGAACCAGTATTTTTGA
- a CDS encoding Mrpl36 protein (S. cerevisiae homolog MRPL36 is structural constituent of mitochondrial large ribosomal subunit) produces the protein MLSRIIPNKSILSSMVCQQIRNKQTISMVGEVNLSSRRVMRKIKLGKARPAIMYQFDTLVELSDGSVIKRRSQAPKDEIRMINDQRNSLKWNPHRADLDTSDLTATGKIGKFRSKYAGFSGEEETQDKKETKGKDAEKELSLEEEETLKAKEKELSKARDQELFDLMGENAEEIVGGGKLYDKKADKKRFK, from the coding sequence ATGTTATCCCGAATAATTCCTAACAAATCCATACTATCCTCCATGGTATGCCAACAAATTCGAAACAAACAAACGATATCCATGGTTGGTGAAGTCAATCTATCTTCTCGAAGAGTTATGCGTAAGATCAAATTAGGCAAAGCACGTCCAGCTATAATGTACCAGTTTGACACATTAGTTGAACTTAGCGATGGTTCAGTAATTAAACGTCGATCCCAAGCTCCCAAGGATGAAATCAGAATGATTAATGATCAAAGAAATAGTTTGAAATGGAATCCACATAGAGCCGACTTAGATACTTCTGATTTAACAGCAACCGGTAAAATTGGTAAGTTTAGAAGTAAATATGCTGGATTTAgtggtgaagaagaaactcAAGACAAGAAGGAAACTAAGGGTAAGGATGCTGAGAAGGAGTTGTCTTTGGAGGAGGAAGAGACATTGAAGgctaaagaaaaagagttgAGCAAGGCAAGAGATCAagaattatttgatttgatggGTGAAAACGCCGAAGAAATTGTCGGTGGTGGTAAATTGTATGACAAGAAGGCTGACAAGAAGAGGTTCAAATAA